The Alphaproteobacteria bacterium genome contains a region encoding:
- a CDS encoding septal ring lytic transglycosylase RlpA family protein — protein sequence MAIRQAVQLFALALSGATLAGCVQHTVAERPASLGVSPQALSAQAAPQRRASVAHHRRVAAVSRGHTPLAATPDAARPPAPGDGSVGIASFYKYEAKTASGEQFNPNALTAAHRTLPFGTRLRVTNVATGQSVTVRVNDRGPFIPGRVVDVSHSAAEALGMIDRGITKVKLEVEK from the coding sequence ATGGCGATCCGGCAAGCTGTCCAGTTATTCGCACTCGCGCTTTCGGGGGCGACGCTTGCGGGCTGCGTCCAGCACACGGTCGCCGAGCGACCGGCGTCGCTGGGCGTCAGCCCGCAGGCATTATCCGCGCAGGCTGCGCCGCAGCGCCGGGCATCGGTCGCGCACCACCGGCGCGTGGCCGCAGTGTCGAGGGGGCACACGCCGCTCGCCGCCACGCCGGACGCCGCTAGACCGCCGGCCCCGGGGGATGGCTCGGTCGGGATCGCGAGCTTCTACAAGTATGAAGCGAAGACCGCGAGCGGTGAGCAGTTCAATCCCAACGCGCTGACCGCCGCGCACCGCACGCTGCCGTTCGGGACTCGCCTGCGCGTCACCAACGTCGCCACCGGGCAGTCCGTCACTGTCAGGGTCAACGACCGCGGCCCATTCATTCCTGGACGGGTCGTCGACGTCTCGCATTCCGCCGCCGAAGCGCTCGGCATGATCGACCGCGGCATCACCAAGGTGAAGCTCGAGGTGGAGAAATAG